The following coding sequences are from one Primulina eburnea isolate SZY01 chromosome 15, ASM2296580v1, whole genome shotgun sequence window:
- the LOC140815461 gene encoding uncharacterized protein, with the protein MPPGRVPQPVSGRAPEQGSTSGDPMDVTATPMETLLKRFQSFRPPTLKGTENAVECESWLVDIEMLFESLEYTEDRRVKLVAHQLQDVAKSWWITMKRALEHRGTQITWKVFKIEFYQRFFPVSYRKDKGAEFANLKQGQLNIEEYVAKFSSLLRFAPHVAENEEAVADQFINGSVHKGVYRDLRVQGLLHQ; encoded by the exons atgccgcctGGACGAGTACCGCAACCAGTATCAGGTCGGgcaccagaacagggcagtacatCCGGGGATCCGATGGACGTGactgctacaccgatggagactttgcTTAAACGGTTTCAGTCCTTCCGACCACCGACACTGAAAGGCACAGAAAATGCAGTCgaatgtgagagttggctagTGGATATCGAGATGCTATTCGAATCCCTGGAGTACACTGAGGATCGACGAGTGAAATTAGTGGCGCACCAATTGCAAGACGTagcaaagagttggtggatcactatgaagagagcattggagcaccgTGGCACACAAATTACCTGGAAAGTGTTCAAAattgagttctatcagcgattctttccggTGTCATACCGAAAGGACAAGGGTGCTGAGTTCGCCAATTTGAAGCAGGGACAactgaacatcgaggagtatgttgctaagttTTCGTCATTGCTCAGATTCGCTCCTCATGTTGCCGAGAATGAAGAGGCCGttgcagatcagtttataaatg GGTCTGTCCACAAAGGGGTTTACAGAGATCTCAGAGTGCAGGGTCTTCTGCAtcagtag
- the LOC140815460 gene encoding uncharacterized protein, which produces MKGVMRFGKRGKLIPRSIGPFKILDRVGTLAYRVALPPNLAGVHNVFHVSMLRKYLANPSYVLSFEPLQLALDLSYEERSVQILDRQEQRIQNKVTKLVKVRWMNQSAEEATWETEADLRNRYSELFDDYSMRVEERRLVKIFGNFKVW; this is translated from the exons gaggcaagctcatTCCGAGATCTATTGGACCGTTcaagattcttgacagagttgggacactagcttatcgtgtagctctACCACCGAATCTGGCTggtgtacacaatgtgttccacgtttcaatgctgaggaagtacctagcgAATCCCTCGTATGTTTTGAGCTTTGAGCCATTGCAGTTGGCTCTAGATCTATCGTACGAGGAAAGATCTGTCCAAATCTTAGATAGACAGGAGCAGAGAATTCAGAACAAGGTGAcaaagttggtcaaagtccgatGGATGAATCAATCAGcagaagaggccacttgggagaccgaaGCAGATTTGAGGAACCGCTACTCGGAGCTGTTTG acgattattcgatgcgggtcGAGGAAAGGAGACTTGTGaagatttttggaaattttaaagTGTG GTGA